TGAGACATGAGTTTCAGaaagaaaactaaaacaaacTAAATGTATGAAATAGCATATCTACAGACTGCAGTACAAGCTGGTCATTGAAATTTGGAATGTTTGATATAAAAACTTAAACCTTATGAATTGTTGAAACAATAAGGATGATGAAAGTGAAGACTGGTACCATACTGTCACAATCTTTACCAGCAACGACAGTAATGTTATTTCTACATTCAAATAGAGTATACTTGAACGAAAGAAACTGAGCTATTTGGTTCAGTAAACATGGACAAAGGACTAGTAACCAGCTTATTATTATTCAAGAAAACATACCTTACATCaccctctttttttgttccaAATGTCCTCAACTGAAATTCCTCTCTGATTCTGATCTCATCAAGTAGTTGGAAATAGTATGGGTATCTTTCCCAGTCGGTCCCAACAACACAACCTTTTTCACCCAAATGCAAGCAGTCACTAAACGCACATTTTGTACCTTCAGTGTCATTGAGTATCTTCTGTATCTGAAGAGAAATAAAGACACTATCATTAGAACAGATAAACTTAACAGTGAAGAATCTGACCAATATTAGCTTATACACAAGAATCAACTACATTGTCTTTTACACAAACCTCTGGGAACGCTTCTGCGAGTGATTGCTTTGTTACTTTCATTAAACTAGGCTGGCTGAACCCGGGAGTATCAGCAAGATACCCTCCTCCAGACAATGGAAGCAAGGAAACATGGCGAGTAGTATGCTTCCCTTTACCACTTCTTACTGAAACCTGTCCAACACGCTGATCCTCCAACCACTTGCTGCCTACAATCTGAAATAAGCATACGGAAATAAGAACTGGAATGTGCTTCCACCTTGCATAAACAAATGATACCTGGTAAAGTAAACGAAGCAGAAAGCAATAAAAACCTACTGGATCAAGCCGATTATCAGCGTCTGCAGCATCAAAAGCATGATGGTCGCTATTCCTTAAAGCATTGATCAGACTAGACTTTCCAACTCCACTTGGACCAACAATTACACTAGTTTGATCTCTCAAAATAGAAGCAAGGGAGTCGAGTCCAGATTCAGATTCAACACTGCAAAAAAGTGGCTTGTAGCCCCACTTATGTAGCCTAGCCTTCCATGTTGCCATTGTCTGCATAATTCAACCAAGACTCGCATGTTTTAGGAACAATAGAGAATAGATGCAGTGAGAAGTATGATACAATTTAATAATCAGTACAACAACTTGCATAAAGTTTCATTCTATGACCACATATCGGCGCAATTGCACCATATCACAGAAACAAATTGCTATAAGCCATAAACCATATCAAGAAACAGATCAATGATCCAAAAATTGGTCAATCAAAGTAACATACACGTACTATACAGCATTACCATACACAATGAGTATTAAATAACAGCTTAAACCAAAAGTGTGGCAACTATGAATCAAGCTTCACAAACTTAACCACTAGTAATTTCAAGCTAAGAGGCCAAACCGATCACCACCAAATGAAAGGCAAACAAGACTAGGATTCGAACCTCTTGGTCTACCAGCTCACACTTGTTGAGAGCAAGTGTGAGTGGAATTTCAGTAGACTCAGCCTCAATCAGAAACCTAGTGAGGGCGAAGGGGTCGAGCTTGGGCTGCTCCAGAGAGAAAAGCACAAGCAAATGGTCCACATTGGCCACCGGCGGGTCAAGAATCTCGGAGCTCCTCCGGTACACATTCTCGATCATTCCCCGGCGGTCCACCCAGTCAATGGACCCCACCAGCACCTTGTCCCCAACCAACACTCTCCTCTTTATCTTCTTCAGCAGCGCCCTCACCACACACAGCAGCTCCACCTGAGACGCCGTTCCGTCCGCGCTCTTCTCGAGGCTTCCAGGAGCTTCGACGATGACGCGCATGAAGTTCGCCTGAGCGGCGGCGACGGTGCCGACGGTCTGAGACTCCGAGAGAGGAGGCTTGTCCTGAGGAGAGAGGATCGGAGCGAGGGAGGAGTAGTCCTTGAAGGTCTGCTTCGCCCGGAGGAGCTTCTTGTCCGGCGGCTGTGATTTTCTGGTGAGGTTAGGGTTCTGGTGCTGCTTTGCTGCCGCGATAGGGACGCATCGGACGGCGGCGAAGCGGCGGAGGAGGTTGTTGAAGGCTGGGGGAGTGACGGTGACGGTGAGGGAGTGGTGGCGGAGGATTGAAATGGAGGCAATCGGCATGGAGATGACGGAGCTGTGACCGTGAGAAGAAGGTTCTGGATTTTAAGGGCAGTTAGGGAGTGAAGACTCTCATTTCGGAGCTGGGTATTTCTGTTAGAAGAGACAGGGAGCGTGTCTGTGTGTGTGACTCCATTTGAGACCTGGATGAGTGTAGAAGATTATACAGGTGGCCGCGGACTACGAAATTGAATAGAAAGGGAGAGACGGTGACGTGGCTTTGGGCTCAGTCGATGGGTCAGTCGGAGATTGTTGCTCGGCCCAAGTATGGCTTTGCCCAACGACTTCGGGTCCGGATAAACCCGTAGAGTAGACGTCATTTGTCACATGGCTTTCCAATTTTGAATTCATCAAATTTCGCCATATGTTCTTCGGTTCTTCCTGAAACAAATTTTGTTGCTGATTATTTAGCGGCAAATGCTTATAATCACCATCCTCTGATGGTCTGATTTTACCGTCCTCCACGTTCTATTTGGATCAACGAAAAGGAAGTGTACTTAAAGGTctcttaggaaaaaaaatagtaaGTAGTTTTTCTAGCTTATTAATCTAAAAGTTAACTATGGAGCTGTTGGaagtaataaaaataagtTCTGCATGAATCAAACGGGTAACATGAAATTGATGTTATACTACGGATCATAAGTTTTGTCTTTTGCAATCAAAACGtcaacttttttgtttttttaacagGCAGAACCAAGATAACACACCTGAAAACCGACAATAAGAATTATCTATTTTGACTCAAATAAACTAATTATCCCTAAGTAAAACTAGCCAATAATTAAATATCTTTAGGTAAAACTAGCCAATAAAAGTCATGATTCACCACTTTTTCATGGTCATGAAGTACAAAACTAACATGATACATATAATGTAGAGGACGAATAAATTTTAACAATTACACCATTATATCACTGTGACGCGATGCAAACTATGCTTGTTCAGTAGAGGGAGTTCGCTCATGCTCTGCTAAATTACCTTATGTGGAGACACCTACTGGGTCTTAGTCCCCCACTTCCATTGGTGCCACCATTGGAGCCTCTGGTCCGGCCACAAGAGGTTGAGGAGGAATGGATGACCCAGAtttagtcttcttcttcttagaaGCCAACAACCTGCCATAAACTTTTGTTGTGCTAGTACCACCCTTGAAGATCCGGTCACGGGCAGCCGCCTTatcaaactgaaaaaaaaaacacgccTCGGCATCATGGACGCTCAAGCCTCACCTGAGACGCCATATGGAGGAGATAGAACCCTTGAAGCCCGGATACCGAGCCTTAGAGCCGAGCAGTCGACCAACGAGGTAGGCGTGTCGTGACGCTACTGCCGTGCGACCTGCATGGCTAAGAACCGTCGCGCCAAAACAGCAGAGCCCATCAAAGGGGAGATTGGTTTTGATCGGCCATAGCCAATAGATGAGGAAGATTTTGTCGAATTTTTCAGAAACCCTAGTGGCTAGGGTTGAGAGAAAACGATAAGGAGGGCTTTGATCTCATTGTACATGAGTTCCGTCTTGAATGGACTCATAGAAAATGTaaacatgttcaaaatatcataTACTCAAGAAGTAAAAGTAAGCTCTCTTAATTACATAAATAATGTTCTGAATATCTGATTTTCTAGCCATCAACGAGCAATATTAAACTATTGATCCTCTATTTGAATTGTTAGGATCTTCTAGCAATAATTCTCTCTTCCAACTTGTAATAGACTGAACAACATGTTTTCCGTATTCCAGTTACTAATGCACACGATGCTCAAAACTTGCGTATTCCGACTTGTAATAAACTTCCATAGTCGTTGTAGCTATAATGAACACCTCAAAAATACATATAAATCCTAGCGTTTTCCGCGTAGAGGTTGAGAGAGATTCTAACAAAATTAGATTAATAGTACGGATTCGGTGTCTGCATTAACAAATGACAAATGAATATGGAATTTACGACAAGCTAACATAAACTTAGTGAATTTGCGTGTTATAAGTTCTGCGTATGATTGATGCATACCGTAAAGTATCAATGAGTGTTGCTATGAATAGAAGTGTCATATACCAAAACAAAGTAGGATATCATGAGCATTGAACTTGCAAGGGTCGTCTAGCTATTCGTACCCCATGTTTTCCAGTGACTTAGCACATGATCGATTTAATTTAGTTTATTTCATGAAAACTGAAACGAGTTGATACGGTTGCTATTAATGGTTATGAGTTAATAATCTTATAGCAAGAGTGATCAACATTCAACAATGATCCTTTTTGAATTATTATGAGATTGatagaataaaagaaaattgggTAAGGCTTCGATAACGACCAACTGGGATTATCAAATTTAACAGTAAATACACACACGAGtcatataattatttattagtACCAAAATGTAGATAAACACGAGTTGCTAATCAAACAAAATGATTATACTTTGAAGTAGTAGAATGCTATCAACTTGTAATCAAACAAAGGTAACGGTTAGCAAGTGGATATGTATTTAATTTGTATGGAAGAATAAGAAGATAAACCTATGATTTGTTGACTAACAATATAATTATCAGAACCACATCAGTCACCAATGTACAAGCACAATGTACATAGGTTAATCTACATACTTTATCATGAATATGGTAACCTAAT
This is a stretch of genomic DNA from Argentina anserina chromosome 4, drPotAnse1.1, whole genome shotgun sequence. It encodes these proteins:
- the LOC126792740 gene encoding small ribosomal subunit biogenesis GTPase RsgA 1, mitochondrial encodes the protein MPIASISILRHHSLTVTVTPPAFNNLLRRFAAVRCVPIAAAKQHQNPNLTRKSQPPDKKLLRAKQTFKDYSSLAPILSPQDKPPLSESQTVGTVAAAQANFMRVIVEAPGSLEKSADGTASQVELLCVVRALLKKIKRRVLVGDKVLVGSIDWVDRRGMIENVYRRSSEILDPPVANVDHLLVLFSLEQPKLDPFALTRFLIEAESTEIPLTLALNKCELVDQETMATWKARLHKWGYKPLFCSVESESGLDSLASILRDQTSVIVGPSGVGKSSLINALRNSDHHAFDAADADNRLDPIVGSKWLEDQRVGQVSVRSGKGKHTTRHVSLLPLSGGGYLADTPGFSQPSLMKVTKQSLAEAFPEIQKILNDTEGTKCAFSDCLHLGEKGCVVGTDWERYPYYFQLLDEIRIREEFQLRTFGTKKEGDVRIKAGQAEPRLERKKHRRVSRKRINQSLLDELDELDDDNLLDEVNQ